From the Halalkalicoccus sp. CGA53 genome, one window contains:
- a CDS encoding monovalent cation/H+ antiporter subunit D family protein — protein MSSLDLVPALLVILPILGATFPLALGLRYDDVGWTVATAVCGAVFALSLPVANAVYGVGERVWVIHPLGGFERPVGIELVADELSTIIVLLVAGISLATLAYTRHGGPRGNTFYSGYLLLVGGLMGIALTGDVFNLFVFLEITGIATYALIAKADGPEAAVAALKYLIIGTVGASLYLVGVGFVFLATGTLNMIDLASAIPEAGYDDPLVRMGFVFMFVGFAIKVAQWPLHTWQPDAYQHAPDGVTPMIAALVSTVSAYALARVIFGVYTVEFVHATPYLQEVIVTVGSVSVIAGSALAVIQVDVKRMLAFSSVSQFGLIVAAYGLLTETALVGALVHLVGHGVMKAGLFVCAGVIAAGYGARKVDEYAGLFARRPVAAGSMAVLGIALIGIPPSVGFIGKWYIAVGSIEAELWSVAAVIFLSTMLTLGYVARLLEKMFFTPTTGVPDGASGPSANGVAADGGEGVLVGTLEEADPVSRGMIGLAVGAAVLAVALGFAGATFHELFDPFVSEVFS, from the coding sequence ATGAGTAGCCTCGACCTCGTCCCGGCGCTGCTCGTGATCCTCCCGATCCTCGGGGCGACGTTCCCGCTCGCGCTCGGCCTCCGGTACGACGACGTCGGCTGGACGGTCGCGACGGCCGTCTGCGGGGCCGTCTTCGCGCTCTCGCTCCCGGTCGCGAACGCCGTCTACGGCGTCGGCGAGCGCGTCTGGGTGATCCACCCGCTCGGCGGCTTCGAGCGCCCGGTCGGGATCGAACTCGTCGCCGACGAGCTCTCGACGATCATCGTCCTGCTCGTCGCGGGAATCTCGTTGGCGACCCTCGCCTACACCCGCCACGGCGGCCCGCGCGGGAACACGTTCTACAGCGGCTATCTCCTCCTGGTGGGGGGCCTGATGGGCATCGCGCTCACCGGCGACGTCTTCAACCTCTTCGTCTTCCTCGAGATCACCGGCATCGCGACCTACGCGCTGATCGCGAAGGCAGACGGCCCGGAGGCGGCCGTCGCCGCGCTCAAGTACCTGATCATCGGGACCGTGGGGGCGTCGCTCTACCTCGTCGGCGTCGGCTTCGTCTTCCTCGCGACGGGGACGTTGAACATGATCGACCTCGCGAGCGCGATCCCGGAGGCGGGCTACGACGATCCCCTGGTGCGAATGGGCTTCGTCTTCATGTTCGTCGGCTTCGCGATCAAGGTCGCCCAGTGGCCGCTTCACACCTGGCAGCCCGACGCCTACCAGCACGCCCCCGACGGCGTGACGCCGATGATCGCGGCGCTCGTCTCGACGGTTTCCGCGTACGCGCTCGCGCGCGTCATATTCGGCGTCTACACCGTTGAGTTCGTCCACGCCACCCCCTACCTCCAGGAGGTCATCGTCACGGTCGGCTCCGTGAGCGTGATCGCCGGTAGCGCCCTCGCCGTGATCCAGGTCGACGTAAAGCGGATGCTCGCGTTCTCGTCGGTCTCGCAGTTCGGCCTGATCGTCGCCGCCTACGGCCTGCTCACGGAGACGGCGCTCGTCGGCGCGCTCGTCCATCTGGTCGGACACGGCGTCATGAAAGCCGGGCTGTTCGTCTGTGCAGGCGTGATCGCTGCCGGCTACGGCGCCCGGAAAGTCGACGAGTATGCGGGCCTGTTCGCGCGCCGGCCGGTCGCGGCGGGTTCGATGGCGGTACTCGGCATCGCGCTGATCGGCATCCCGCCGTCCGTCGGCTTCATCGGCAAGTGGTACATCGCGGTCGGCTCGATCGAGGCCGAACTCTGGTCGGTCGCCGCGGTGATCTTCCTCTCGACGATGCTCACGCTCGGCTACGTCGCCCGTCTGCTCGAGAAGATGTTCTTCACGCCCACCACGGGCGTGCCGGATGGTGCGAGCGGCCCCTCCGCAAACGGCGTCGCGGCCGACGGCGGTGAGGGCGTCCTCGTCGGGACGCTCGAGGAGGCCGACCCCGTCTCCAGGGGCATGATCGGTCTCGCCGTCGGAGCCGCCGTCCTCGCCGTCGCCCTCGGCTTCGCGGGGGCGACGTTCCACGAACTGTTCGACCCCTTCGTCTCGGAGGTCTTCTCATGA
- a CDS encoding cation:proton antiporter subunit C — protein sequence MIDAIAPEAALGFASVLPTVADATLAPALVETFLTRYAYATVFVLLSVGLYMMIASPNLVKKVIGMNLFQTAVFLFFVAAAYVEGGVSPVVPQDSTPGELAVASPLPHVIVLTAIVVGISLTAVALALIVRIYTEYGTMNEGTLREVRVDE from the coding sequence GTGATCGACGCGATCGCCCCGGAGGCCGCCCTCGGGTTCGCCTCGGTCCTCCCGACCGTCGCCGACGCCACCCTCGCACCCGCGCTCGTCGAGACCTTCCTCACCCGCTACGCCTACGCGACGGTGTTCGTCCTGCTCTCGGTGGGGCTCTACATGATGATCGCGAGCCCGAACCTCGTGAAGAAGGTGATCGGGATGAACCTCTTTCAGACCGCCGTCTTCCTCTTCTTCGTCGCCGCTGCCTACGTCGAGGGCGGGGTCTCGCCGGTCGTTCCACAGGACTCGACGCCGGGCGAACTCGCCGTCGCGAGTCCCCTCCCCCACGTGATCGTCCTCACCGCCATCGTCGTCGGGATCAGCCTCACGGCGGTCGCGCTCGCGCTGATCGTCCGGATCTACACCGAGTACGGTACGATGAACGAGGGGACCCTTCGGGAGGTGCGCGTCGATGAGTAG